A genomic segment from Gemmatimonadaceae bacterium encodes:
- the pilO gene encoding type 4a pilus biogenesis protein PilO, producing MAIGANLSRREQSLISVTVVAIVIAAAYAYFLYIPKREQLAAIQQHVEVLDKKNAQAKADVANGSIARLQQQAVEYDASLKVMRQLVPTTNEVPALLENVSTAARRVGLDLASVEPMPVLVGEQFDTYRYKVSVKGGYHNVAGFLANVGSLNRIVAPVALNLKHVPVAEKKKSRSRDGESMLATDFQIQTYIAHVPTLAEAQAVEEKN from the coding sequence ATGGCAATCGGGGCAAATCTTTCCCGGCGGGAACAGTCGCTCATCTCAGTTACGGTGGTTGCAATCGTAATTGCCGCAGCGTACGCGTACTTCCTCTACATACCGAAGCGCGAGCAACTCGCCGCGATTCAGCAGCATGTCGAAGTTCTCGACAAGAAAAACGCTCAGGCGAAAGCCGACGTCGCCAACGGCAGCATTGCGCGACTGCAACAGCAGGCAGTCGAGTATGACGCGAGCCTCAAGGTGATGCGCCAGCTGGTTCCAACCACAAATGAAGTTCCTGCGCTCCTGGAAAATGTGTCTACTGCCGCTCGCCGAGTGGGTCTCGACCTCGCATCAGTTGAGCCGATGCCCGTTCTGGTTGGGGAGCAGTTCGATACCTATAGATACAAGGTGTCGGTCAAAGGAGGTTACCACAACGTCGCCGGTTTTCTGGCCAACGTCGGCTCGCTTAATCGGATCGTCGCGCCGGTGGCACTCAATCTCAAGCACGTTCCCGTAGCCGAGAAGAAAAAATCACGGAGCAGGGATGGAGAGTCGATGCTCGCGACTGACTTCCAGATCCAGACCTACATCGCGCATGTCCCCACTCTGGCGGAAGCGCAGGCTGTCGAGGAGAAGAACTGA